Proteins encoded within one genomic window of Esox lucius isolate fEsoLuc1 chromosome 12, fEsoLuc1.pri, whole genome shotgun sequence:
- the hsd17b10 gene encoding 3-hydroxyacyl-CoA dehydrogenase type-2 encodes MANIRSIKGMVGLVTGGASGLGRATVERLVQQGACAVVLDLPSSDGHALASSLGERCAFAPADVTSEADVRSAVELARQRFGKLDLAVNCAGIAVAVKTYNFKKDVPHSLEDFIRVITVNIAGTFNVIRLAVGEMGKNQPDSDGHRGCIINTASVAAYDGQVGQAAYSASKGGIVGMTLPIARDLAPMGIRVVTIAPGLFATPLLAGLPEKVQSFLARQVPFPSRLGDPAEFAHLVTSLAENPMINGEVIRLDGAIRMQP; translated from the exons ATGGCGAACATTCGCAGTATCAAG GGTATGGTTGGCCTGGTAACAGGCGGCGCTTCGGGTCTGGGCCGGGCCACAGTGGAGCGGTTAGTACAGCAGGGGGCGTGTGCGGTTGTTTTAGACCTGCCGTCCTCAGACGGACATGCCCTCGCCTCCAGTCTTGGAGAACGCTGTGCCTTTGCCCCTGCTGAT GTGACATCGGAGGCAGACGTGCGTTCTGCTGTGGAGCTGGCCCGTCAGCGCTTTGGTAAACTGGACCTGGCCGTAAACTGTGCTGGTATCGCTGTAGCTGTCAAGACATATAACTTCAAGAAGGATGTTCCCCACAGCCTGGAAGACTTCATCAGAGTCATCACT gTGAACATTGCAGGGACCTTCAACGTCATCCGTTTGGCTGTGGGGGAGATGGGGAAGAACCAACCAGACTCCGATGGGCACAGAGGCTGCATCATCAACACTGCTAGTGTGGCAGCCTATGATGGACAG GTGGGCCAGGCAGCCTACTCTGCATCTAAAGGAGGCATCGTAGGAATGACCCTCCCCATCGCCAGAGACTTGGCTCCCATGGGCATCAGAGTGGTCACCATAGCACCCG GTCTGTTTGCTACACCTCTCCTGGCTGGCCTACCTGAGAAGGTTCAGTCCTTCCTGGCGCGGCAGGTGCCCTTCCCGTCCCGCCTGGGAGACCCCGCTGAGTTTGCCCACCTAGTTACATCACTGGCTGAGAACCCCATGATCAATGGAGAAGTGATCAGACTGGATGGTGCGATCCGTATGCAGCCTTGA